Proteins from one Cicer arietinum cultivar CDC Frontier isolate Library 1 chromosome 3, Cicar.CDCFrontier_v2.0, whole genome shotgun sequence genomic window:
- the LOC101513141 gene encoding phytochrome A-associated F-box protein yields the protein MLIELTDDIILNILWKVEEDPRDWARLSCVSTKLFSLIRDFCWNKKSSSTIPSELLSSSSSDLSLHKLPFCCPGPIHAGILFDTYDDFSDQQQPTTTTSSSLHVQPQTNENPSYWSLFDDLYHDTLYADSEHQRQHQQQELDQSENSQIRRGVVDVPRETKKRKICGSLSSHLASGKWNLSREQGSKLLARQFRDDCLYICDWPGCVHLEEKRTYRIFRGVFRNFEKTRVWKTVNDCSNRRKLDLPCAFCSCKHTWDLHSAFCLRRGFGFHDDGEPVVRAYVCDNGHVSGAWTDVPMYT from the coding sequence atgtTGATAGAATTAACAGACGACATAATTCTCAACATACTGTGGAAGGTTGAAGAAGACCCACGTGATTGGGCTCGTCTTTCATGTGTCTCCACAAAACTCTTTTCTCTCATCAGAGATTTTTGTTGGAACAAAAAATCTTCATCCACCATCCCTTCTGAACTTctctcttcatcttcttcagaTCTTTCCCTTCACAAACTACCCTTTTGTTGTCCTGGTCCTATTCACGCTGGTATCCTCTTCGATACCTACGATGATTTCTCCGACCAACAACAACCGACAACGACAACTTCATCTTCTCTTCATGTTCAACCACAAACCAATGAAAATCCTTCTTATTGGTCACTTTTTGATGATCTTTATCATGATACCCTTTATGCTGATTCCGAACATCAACGTCAACATCAACAGCAGGAACTCGACCAATCTGAGAATTCTCAGATTCGTCGAGGTGTTGTTGATGTTCCGCGCGAAACTAAGAAGAGAAAAATTTGTGGATCATTGAGTTCACATTTAGCTTCAGGGAAATGGAACTTGAGTAGGGAACAAGGAAGTAAACTACTTGCGAGACAGTTTCGTGATGATTGTTTATACATTTGTGATTGGCCAGGTTGTGTTCATTTGGAAGAGAAGAGAACGTACAGAATTTTCAGAGGGGTTTTTAGGAATTTCGAGAAGACACGTGTTTGGAAGACGGTGAACGATTGTAGTAATCGAAGGAAACTTGATTTGCCTTGTGCTTTTTGTTCTTGTAAACATACTTGGGATCTTCATTCTGCTTTTTGTTTGAGGAGAGGGTTTGGTTTTCATGATGATGGTGAACCTGTTGTTCGTGCTTATGTTTGTGATAATGGTCATGTTTCTGGTGCTTGGACTGATGTGCCTATGTACACTTGA
- the LOC101491540 gene encoding serine/arginine-rich splicing factor SR34B isoform X3, producing the protein MSRHSSRTVYVGNLPGDIREREVEDLFMKYGHITHIDLKVPPRPPGYAFVEFDDVQDAEDAIRGRDGYDFDGHRLRVEAAHGGRGNSSSRDRYSSHSNGRGGRGVSRRSEYRGSFAVLVSGLPSSASWQDLKDHMRKAGDVCFSQVFHDGRGTTGIVDYTNYDDMKYAIKKLDDSEFRNAFSKAYVRVREYDSRRDSRSPSRGPSHSRGRSYSRSRSRSYSPGHSRSKSPKGKSSQRSPAKSPAKSVSRSRSRSKSRSLSGSRSRSRSPLPLRNKSPKKRSASRSPSRSRSRSKSLSR; encoded by the exons atgagtaGACATTCGAGCAGAACTGTCTATGTTGGGAATCTACCTGGCGATATCCGTGAAAGAGAAGTTGAAGATTTGTTTATGAAg TATGGACACATTACTCATATTGACCTAAAGGTGCCACCAAGACCTCCTGGCTATGCATTTGTAGAG TTCGATGATGTTCAAGATGCTGAGGATGCAATTCGTGGGCGCGATGGCTATGATTTTGATGGGCACCGATTACGG GTGGAAGCTGCACATGGCGGTCGTGGTAATTCATCTTCAAGAGATCGATATAGTAGTCACAGCAATGGTCGGGGTGGACGTGGAGTATCCAGACGCTCTGAATATCGTG GCTCTTTTGCAGTTCTAGTCTCTGGATTGCCCTCTTCTGCATCCTGGCAGGATCTTAAG GATCACATGCGAAAAGCAGGGGATGTTTGTTTTTCCCAAGTTTTTCATGACGGCAGAG GTACCACTGGGATTGTGGATTACACAAACTATGATGATATGAAATATGCT ATCAAAAAGCTTGATGACTCTGAGTTCCGGAATGCATTTTCCAAGGCTTATGTTCGA GTGAGGGAATATGATTCAAGGCGGGACTCTAGAAGTCCTAGTCGGGGCCCATCTCATTCTAGAGGAAGAAGCTATAGCCGCAGTCGTAGCCGTAGCTACAGTCCAGGCCATAGCCGAAG TAAATCTCCAAAGGGTAAATCTTCACAACGATCACCAGCTAAATCACCAGCAAAATCGGTTTCTCGCTCTCGTTCAAGATCAAAGTCCCGTTCTTTATCAGG ATCACGATCAAGGTCTAGGTCTCCATTGCCCCTG CGCAATAAAAGCCCCAAAAAGCGCAGTGCTAGTAGGAGTCCAAGTAGGAGCAGGAGCAGGAGCAAGAGCTTGTCCAG GTGA
- the LOC101491540 gene encoding serine/arginine-rich splicing factor SR30 isoform X5: MSRHSSRTVYVGNLPGDIREREVEDLFMKYGHITHIDLKVPPRPPGYAFVEFDDVQDAEDAIRGRDGYDFDGHRLRVEAAHGGRGNSSSRDRYSSHSNGRGGRGVSRRSEYRVLVSGLPSSASWQDLKDHMRKAGDVCFSQVFHDGRGTTGIVDYTNYDDMKYAIKKLDDSEFRNAFSKAYVRVREYDSRRDSRSPSRGPSHSRGRSYSRSRSRSYSPGHSRSKSPKGKSSQRSPAKSPAKSVSRSRSRSKSRSLSGSRSRSRSPLPLRNKSPKKRSASRSPSRSRSRSKSLSR, from the exons atgagtaGACATTCGAGCAGAACTGTCTATGTTGGGAATCTACCTGGCGATATCCGTGAAAGAGAAGTTGAAGATTTGTTTATGAAg TATGGACACATTACTCATATTGACCTAAAGGTGCCACCAAGACCTCCTGGCTATGCATTTGTAGAG TTCGATGATGTTCAAGATGCTGAGGATGCAATTCGTGGGCGCGATGGCTATGATTTTGATGGGCACCGATTACGG GTGGAAGCTGCACATGGCGGTCGTGGTAATTCATCTTCAAGAGATCGATATAGTAGTCACAGCAATGGTCGGGGTGGACGTGGAGTATCCAGACGCTCTGAATATCGTG TTCTAGTCTCTGGATTGCCCTCTTCTGCATCCTGGCAGGATCTTAAG GATCACATGCGAAAAGCAGGGGATGTTTGTTTTTCCCAAGTTTTTCATGACGGCAGAG GTACCACTGGGATTGTGGATTACACAAACTATGATGATATGAAATATGCT ATCAAAAAGCTTGATGACTCTGAGTTCCGGAATGCATTTTCCAAGGCTTATGTTCGA GTGAGGGAATATGATTCAAGGCGGGACTCTAGAAGTCCTAGTCGGGGCCCATCTCATTCTAGAGGAAGAAGCTATAGCCGCAGTCGTAGCCGTAGCTACAGTCCAGGCCATAGCCGAAG TAAATCTCCAAAGGGTAAATCTTCACAACGATCACCAGCTAAATCACCAGCAAAATCGGTTTCTCGCTCTCGTTCAAGATCAAAGTCCCGTTCTTTATCAGG ATCACGATCAAGGTCTAGGTCTCCATTGCCCCTG CGCAATAAAAGCCCCAAAAAGCGCAGTGCTAGTAGGAGTCCAAGTAGGAGCAGGAGCAGGAGCAAGAGCTTGTCCAG GTGA
- the LOC101491540 gene encoding serine/arginine-rich splicing factor SR34B isoform X4 — MSRHSSRTVYVGNLPGDIREREVEDLFMKYGHITHIDLKVPPRPPGYAFVEFDDVQDAEDAIRGRDGYDFDGHRLRVEAAHGGRGNSSSRDRYSSHSNGRGGRGVSRRSEYRGSFAVLVSGLPSSASWQDLKDHMRKAGDVCFSQVFHDGRGTTGIVDYTNYDDMKYAIKKLDDSEFRNAFSKAYVRVREYDSRRDSRSPSRGPSHSRGRSYSRSRSRSYSPGHSRSKSPKGKSSQRSPAKSPAKSVSRSRSRSKSRSLSGYGNLRHTGNWKLGTWWDFVQLPATQFVVEITIKV; from the exons atgagtaGACATTCGAGCAGAACTGTCTATGTTGGGAATCTACCTGGCGATATCCGTGAAAGAGAAGTTGAAGATTTGTTTATGAAg TATGGACACATTACTCATATTGACCTAAAGGTGCCACCAAGACCTCCTGGCTATGCATTTGTAGAG TTCGATGATGTTCAAGATGCTGAGGATGCAATTCGTGGGCGCGATGGCTATGATTTTGATGGGCACCGATTACGG GTGGAAGCTGCACATGGCGGTCGTGGTAATTCATCTTCAAGAGATCGATATAGTAGTCACAGCAATGGTCGGGGTGGACGTGGAGTATCCAGACGCTCTGAATATCGTG GCTCTTTTGCAGTTCTAGTCTCTGGATTGCCCTCTTCTGCATCCTGGCAGGATCTTAAG GATCACATGCGAAAAGCAGGGGATGTTTGTTTTTCCCAAGTTTTTCATGACGGCAGAG GTACCACTGGGATTGTGGATTACACAAACTATGATGATATGAAATATGCT ATCAAAAAGCTTGATGACTCTGAGTTCCGGAATGCATTTTCCAAGGCTTATGTTCGA GTGAGGGAATATGATTCAAGGCGGGACTCTAGAAGTCCTAGTCGGGGCCCATCTCATTCTAGAGGAAGAAGCTATAGCCGCAGTCGTAGCCGTAGCTACAGTCCAGGCCATAGCCGAAG TAAATCTCCAAAGGGTAAATCTTCACAACGATCACCAGCTAAATCACCAGCAAAATCGGTTTCTCGCTCTCGTTCAAGATCAAAGTCCCGTTCTTTATCAGG ATATGGAAACTTGCGGCATACTGGAAATTGGAAATTAGGGACTTGGTGGGATTTTGTTCAATTGCCTGCAACTCAATTTGTTGTGGAG ATCACGATCAAGGTCTAG
- the LOC101491540 gene encoding serine/arginine-rich splicing factor SR34B isoform X1, translating into MSRHSSRTVYVGNLPGDIREREVEDLFMKYGHITHIDLKVPPRPPGYAFVEFDDVQDAEDAIRGRDGYDFDGHRLRVEAAHGGRGNSSSRDRYSSHSNGRGGRGVSRRSEYRGSFAVLVSGLPSSASWQDLKDHMRKAGDVCFSQVFHDGRGTTGIVDYTNYDDMKYAIKKLDDSEFRNAFSKAYVRVREYDSRRDSRSPSRGPSHSRGRSYSRSRSRSYSPGHSRSKSPKGKSSQRSPAKSPAKSVSRSRSRSKSRSLSGYGNLRHTGNWKLGTWWDFVQLPATQFVVEAIGIWKSPPLSTRDNFITIVGFKICQVNRVHCLDFVVQ; encoded by the exons atgagtaGACATTCGAGCAGAACTGTCTATGTTGGGAATCTACCTGGCGATATCCGTGAAAGAGAAGTTGAAGATTTGTTTATGAAg TATGGACACATTACTCATATTGACCTAAAGGTGCCACCAAGACCTCCTGGCTATGCATTTGTAGAG TTCGATGATGTTCAAGATGCTGAGGATGCAATTCGTGGGCGCGATGGCTATGATTTTGATGGGCACCGATTACGG GTGGAAGCTGCACATGGCGGTCGTGGTAATTCATCTTCAAGAGATCGATATAGTAGTCACAGCAATGGTCGGGGTGGACGTGGAGTATCCAGACGCTCTGAATATCGTG GCTCTTTTGCAGTTCTAGTCTCTGGATTGCCCTCTTCTGCATCCTGGCAGGATCTTAAG GATCACATGCGAAAAGCAGGGGATGTTTGTTTTTCCCAAGTTTTTCATGACGGCAGAG GTACCACTGGGATTGTGGATTACACAAACTATGATGATATGAAATATGCT ATCAAAAAGCTTGATGACTCTGAGTTCCGGAATGCATTTTCCAAGGCTTATGTTCGA GTGAGGGAATATGATTCAAGGCGGGACTCTAGAAGTCCTAGTCGGGGCCCATCTCATTCTAGAGGAAGAAGCTATAGCCGCAGTCGTAGCCGTAGCTACAGTCCAGGCCATAGCCGAAG TAAATCTCCAAAGGGTAAATCTTCACAACGATCACCAGCTAAATCACCAGCAAAATCGGTTTCTCGCTCTCGTTCAAGATCAAAGTCCCGTTCTTTATCAGG ATATGGAAACTTGCGGCATACTGGAAATTGGAAATTAGGGACTTGGTGGGATTTTGTTCAATTGCCTGCAACTCAATTTGTTGTGGAG GCAATCGGGATTTGGAAATCTCCACCACTGAGCACTAGGGATAATTTCATTACAATTGTTGGCTTCAAGATTTGCCAAGTCAATAGGGTGCATTGTCTGGATTTTGTGGTGCAGTGA
- the LOC101491540 gene encoding serine/arginine-rich splicing factor SR34B isoform X2, with protein sequence MSRHSSRTVYVGNLPGDIREREVEDLFMKYGHITHIDLKVPPRPPGYAFVEFDDVQDAEDAIRGRDGYDFDGHRLRVEAAHGGRGNSSSRDRYSSHSNGRGGRGVSRRSEYRVLVSGLPSSASWQDLKDHMRKAGDVCFSQVFHDGRGTTGIVDYTNYDDMKYAIKKLDDSEFRNAFSKAYVRVREYDSRRDSRSPSRGPSHSRGRSYSRSRSRSYSPGHSRSKSPKGKSSQRSPAKSPAKSVSRSRSRSKSRSLSGYGNLRHTGNWKLGTWWDFVQLPATQFVVEAIGIWKSPPLSTRDNFITIVGFKICQVNRVHCLDFVVQ encoded by the exons atgagtaGACATTCGAGCAGAACTGTCTATGTTGGGAATCTACCTGGCGATATCCGTGAAAGAGAAGTTGAAGATTTGTTTATGAAg TATGGACACATTACTCATATTGACCTAAAGGTGCCACCAAGACCTCCTGGCTATGCATTTGTAGAG TTCGATGATGTTCAAGATGCTGAGGATGCAATTCGTGGGCGCGATGGCTATGATTTTGATGGGCACCGATTACGG GTGGAAGCTGCACATGGCGGTCGTGGTAATTCATCTTCAAGAGATCGATATAGTAGTCACAGCAATGGTCGGGGTGGACGTGGAGTATCCAGACGCTCTGAATATCGTG TTCTAGTCTCTGGATTGCCCTCTTCTGCATCCTGGCAGGATCTTAAG GATCACATGCGAAAAGCAGGGGATGTTTGTTTTTCCCAAGTTTTTCATGACGGCAGAG GTACCACTGGGATTGTGGATTACACAAACTATGATGATATGAAATATGCT ATCAAAAAGCTTGATGACTCTGAGTTCCGGAATGCATTTTCCAAGGCTTATGTTCGA GTGAGGGAATATGATTCAAGGCGGGACTCTAGAAGTCCTAGTCGGGGCCCATCTCATTCTAGAGGAAGAAGCTATAGCCGCAGTCGTAGCCGTAGCTACAGTCCAGGCCATAGCCGAAG TAAATCTCCAAAGGGTAAATCTTCACAACGATCACCAGCTAAATCACCAGCAAAATCGGTTTCTCGCTCTCGTTCAAGATCAAAGTCCCGTTCTTTATCAGG ATATGGAAACTTGCGGCATACTGGAAATTGGAAATTAGGGACTTGGTGGGATTTTGTTCAATTGCCTGCAACTCAATTTGTTGTGGAG GCAATCGGGATTTGGAAATCTCCACCACTGAGCACTAGGGATAATTTCATTACAATTGTTGGCTTCAAGATTTGCCAAGTCAATAGGGTGCATTGTCTGGATTTTGTGGTGCAGTGA
- the LOC105851843 gene encoding NADH dehydrogenase [ubiquinone] iron-sulfur protein 5-B, with protein sequence MASGWGISGNKGRCYDFWVDFSECMSTCREPKDCVLLREDYFECLHHSKEFRRRNRIYKEEQRQLRAASKKGNSEGDGVVSEHH encoded by the exons ATGGCGTCAGGTTGGGGAATCTCTGGAAACAAAGGTCGTTGCTACGATTTCTGGGTCGACTTCAGCGAGTGTATGTCTACCTGCAGAGAACCCAAAGACTGTGTTCTCCTCCGTGAAGATTACTTCGAGTGCCTTCACCATTCCAAAGAG TTCCGACGAAGAAACCGGATTTACAAGGAGGAGCAACGCCAACTAAGAGCTGCTTCCAAGAAAGGTAACAGCGAGGGGGATGGGGTTGTTAGTGAACATCATTAA
- the LOC101513776 gene encoding pectinesterase inhibitor 6-like has protein sequence MTITFPLMSLLVFFTFLSLSTNTNQMTYAKENNNNNNNVKEACSVTRYKNLCFHTLSQFSNTAGRNPSKWARAGVSVAIGEVINVQQYLTTLKRYGNMKGRNRVALLDCIETFDYAADELHRSLVVLRKLSKSTFSTQLGDINTWISAALSDEDTCIDGFEGNNEREIKFLQHKVQNVSCITSNALALVNKLAAMGIGSIIDPQNFSD, from the coding sequence ATGACCATTACATTTCCCCTTATGTCACTATTAGTATTTTTCACATTCCTTTCACTCTCAACAAACACAAATCAAATGACATATGcaaaagaaaacaacaacaacaacaacaatgttAAGGAAGCTTGTAGTGTGACAAGGTACAAAAACTTATGCTTCCACACACTCTCACAATTCTCCAACACAGCAGGAAGAAATCCAAGCAAATGGGCACGTGCAGGGGTGTCAGTAGCAATAGGGGAGGTTATAAATGTTCAACAATATCTTACAACATTAAAACGTTACGGGAACATGAAAGGAAGAAACAGAGTTGCGCTTTTGGATTGTATTGAAACTTTTGATTATGCAGCTGATGAGCTTCATAGATCACTTGTTGTGCTTAGGAAGCTAAGCAAAAGCACGTTTAGTACACAATTGGGGGATATTAATACATGGATTAGTGCAGCACTTAGTGATGAAGATACTTGTATTGATGGATTTGAAGGGAACAATGAAagggaaattaaatttttgcaACATAAGGTTCAAAATGTGTCTTGCATAACTAGTAATGCTCTTGCTCTTGTTAATAAGCTTGCTGCTATGGGTATTGGAAGTATCATTGATCCACAGAACTTCTCGGATTAA
- the LOC101514116 gene encoding caffeoylshikimate esterase-like isoform X1: MDLEFQYQEEFWRNSRGVQLFTCKWLPLSSPKALVFLCHGYGMECSRFMRECGVRLACARYGVYGVDYEGHGGSEGVRCYIKKFDNIVNDCYDFFKSISVLEEYKGKARFLYGESMGGAVSLLLHQKDPSFWDGAVLVAPMCKISEKVKPHPVVINMLTKVEDIIPKWKIVPTKDVINSAFKDPAKRDRIRRNKLIYQDKPRLKTALEMLRVSMSLEDTLYKVTLPFFVLHGETDTVTDPEVSRALYERASSKDKTIKLYPGMWHGLTSGEPDDNIEKVFADIITWLDKHANNDAYNESSQPIVEIYDNDIEKLIPVATLEKIVKQTNRRRRSYLCGLKGSRFTNLSAN, translated from the exons ATGGATTTAGAGTTTCAATATCAAGAA GAGTTTTGGAGAAATTCAAGGGGAGTGCAACTTTTCACTTGCAAATGGTTACCTTTGTCTTCTCCAAAGGCTCTGGTTTTCCTCTGCCATG GATATGGCATGGAATGCAGTCGTTTCATGAGAG AATGTGGAGTGCGTCTAGCTTGTGCGAGATATGGAGTGTATGGTGTGGATTATGAAGGACATGGAGGTTCTGAAGGTGTTCGTTGTTACATTAAAAAGTTCGATAACATTGTTAATGACTGTTATGATTTTTTCAAATCAATTAGTG TGCTCGAAGAGTATAAGGGAAAGGCTAGGTTCTTGTACGGAGAGTCCATGGGTGGAGCAGTTTCCCTACTTTTGCATCAAAAGGACCCTTCATTTTGGGATGGTGCCGTTCTTGTCGCCCCCATGTGTAAG ATATCAGAGAAGGTGAAGCCACACCCTGTAGTGATCAACATGTTGACTAAAGTAGAAGATATCATACCAAAGTGGAAGATTGTTCCCACAAAAGATGTCATCAATTCAGCCTTCAAAGACCCAGCCAAAAGAGATAGG ATAAGGAGAAACAAGTTGATATACCAGGACAAACCAAGGTTAAAAACAGCATTAGAAATGTTAAGAGTCAGCATGAGTCTTGAAGACACCTTATACAAG GTGACCCTGCCTTTTTTTGTATTACATGGAGAAACAGATACAGTAACAGACCCAGAAGTAAGCAGAGCATTATATGAACGAGCAAGTAGCAAAGATAAGACAATAAAATTGTACCCTGGAATGTGGCATGGTTTAACATCTGGTGAGCCTGATGATAACATCGAAAAAGTGTTTGCAGATATCATAACATGGCTTGATAAACACGCCAACAATGATGCTTATAATGAATCTTCACAACCAATTGTTGAGATTTATGACAATGACATTGAGAAATTGATACCAGTTGCAACACTGGAAAAGATAGTAAAGCAAAcaaacagaagaagaagaagctatCTTTGTGGATTGAAAGGAAGCCGTTTCACAAACCTCTCAGCAAATTAG
- the LOC101514116 gene encoding uncharacterized protein isoform X2 — protein MECMVWIMKDMEVLKVFVVTLKSSITLLMTVMIFSNQLVCSKSIRERLGSCTESPWVEQFPYFCIKRTLHFGMVPFLSPPCVSQISEKVKPHPVVINMLTKVEDIIPKWKIVPTKDVINSAFKDPAKRDRIRRNKLIYQDKPRLKTALEMLRVSMSLEDTLYKVTLPFFVLHGETDTVTDPEVSRALYERASSKDKTIKLYPGMWHGLTSGEPDDNIEKVFADIITWLDKHANNDAYNESSQPIVEIYDNDIEKLIPVATLEKIVKQTNRRRRSYLCGLKGSRFTNLSAN, from the exons ATGGAGTGTATGGTGTGGATTATGAAGGACATGGAGGTTCTGAAGGTGTTCGTTGTTACATTAAAAAGTTCGATAACATTGTTAATGACTGTTATGATTTTTTCAAATCAATTAGTG TGCTCGAAGAGTATAAGGGAAAGGCTAGGTTCTTGTACGGAGAGTCCATGGGTGGAGCAGTTTCCCTACTTTTGCATCAAAAGGACCCTTCATTTTGGGATGGTGCCGTTCTTGTCGCCCCCATGTGTAAG CCAGATATCAGAGAAGGTGAAGCCACACCCTGTAGTGATCAACATGTTGACTAAAGTAGAAGATATCATACCAAAGTGGAAGATTGTTCCCACAAAAGATGTCATCAATTCAGCCTTCAAAGACCCAGCCAAAAGAGATAGG ATAAGGAGAAACAAGTTGATATACCAGGACAAACCAAGGTTAAAAACAGCATTAGAAATGTTAAGAGTCAGCATGAGTCTTGAAGACACCTTATACAAG GTGACCCTGCCTTTTTTTGTATTACATGGAGAAACAGATACAGTAACAGACCCAGAAGTAAGCAGAGCATTATATGAACGAGCAAGTAGCAAAGATAAGACAATAAAATTGTACCCTGGAATGTGGCATGGTTTAACATCTGGTGAGCCTGATGATAACATCGAAAAAGTGTTTGCAGATATCATAACATGGCTTGATAAACACGCCAACAATGATGCTTATAATGAATCTTCACAACCAATTGTTGAGATTTATGACAATGACATTGAGAAATTGATACCAGTTGCAACACTGGAAAAGATAGTAAAGCAAAcaaacagaagaagaagaagctatCTTTGTGGATTGAAAGGAAGCCGTTTCACAAACCTCTCAGCAAATTAG